The Candidatus Neomarinimicrobiota bacterium DNA window TAAAAGAAGCTATTGCACTCATAAAAAAAACAGATCCTCCTAAGTTCGATGAGACTATTGAAGCTCATGTAAATTTAGGAGTTGATCCAAGACATGCAGATCAGAATGTTAGAGGTACAGTTTATCTTCCTAATGGAACCGGTAAAAAGATAAGAGTACTTGTGTTGACAAAGAGTAAGATCGAGGAAGCTAAGGAGGCTGGAGCTGATTATTTTGGATTTGAGGAATATATAGAGAAGATAAAGAACGGTTGGCTCGAATTTGATGCGGTTATTGCTACTCCCGATGTCATGAGTGAAGTTGGTAAACTGGGTAGAATTCTCGGTCCAAGAGGGCTCATGCCAAATCCAAAAAGTGGAACGGTAACAAACGATGTTGCTAAAGCTGTTAATGAATTAAAAGCGGGTAGGATAGAAGTCAGAGTTGATAAATATGGTATTATTCATGC harbors:
- a CDS encoding 50S ribosomal protein L1 encodes the protein MKVSKRVLKNKSLVDKTREYDLKEAIALIKKTDPPKFDETIEAHVNLGVDPRHADQNVRGTVYLPNGTGKKIRVLVLTKSKIEEAKEAGADYFGFEEYIEKIKNGWLEFDAVIATPDVMSEVGKLGRILGPRGLMPNPKSGTVTNDVAKAVNELKAGRIEVRVDKYGIIHAPVGKRSFTDEQLEENIRSLVSSLIKMKPPAAKGAYLKKITLASTMGPGVTVKRESVVS